In Pantoea agglomerans, the genomic stretch ACCGGTTTACTCATCATCGGGCTTCCTGCAGCCTGCGGCTGCGATTCGGGTGGAGTGTCAAAAAGGGTGTGCAGCGCGGCGGGTTCGCCCGCCTGCAGCTTTGCCAGTAGCGGCGCGGCCTGCCGACAGTCGCCGTAGAGCAGCACCCCTGTCAGGCGGCCGTCGCGCAAAAACAGACGGCGGTAGTCGCCAGAGAGCGGGTCGAAGCTGATGCAGCTCTCCGCCTCGCGAATATCCCCGCAGCTGAACAGCGAAATGCCGCTGACCTTGAGGCGGGTGCCGCTTTCCTGATGGTGAAAATCCGCAGCCGGCTGCCCGGCCAGCTGCGCCGCCAGCACCGCCGCCTGCGCCTGACCTGGCGCCGCCAGGCCGAAGGTTTCGCCGTCGATTTCGCAGCACTCGCCGAGCGCGTAGACGCCGGGCACTGCGCTACGCAGCTGGCGATTCACCAGGATGCCGCGCCCACAGGGGACGCCCGCCGCCGCCGCAACGGCGATCTCCGGCTCAATACCGATGGCGATCACCACCTGCGCGGCCGGCAGCGCACGGCCGTCGGCGAGCAGTACGCCGCTTTCCGTCACTGCCGCCAGCCCGCTGTTAAGCGCTACCCGTAGCCCGCGTGAACGCAGCTGCGCCTCCAGCAGCGCGCCCGCCTGGGCATCCAGCTGGCGATCCAGCAGCCAGCGCTTAGGGTGCAGCAGCGTGACCTCGCGCCCCCTGGCGCACAGCGCGGCGGCGGCCTCAATGCCGAGGAAGCCGCCGCCCAGCACCACCACCGGCCCCTTCCCGGCCAGCAGCGCGTCGACGTCCGCCCTGGTGCGAAAGCCACAGACCTGCGGCCGGTCAACGCCGGGTATAGCGGGCAGCCGCGGGCGCGATCCGGTGGCGAACACCAGCCGATCCCACTGCAGCACGCGGCGGTCGGTTTCCAGCCGCCGCGCCGCAAGGTCGACGCGCTGCACCGTTTCGCCCGCCAGCAGCGTGACGCCCTGTTGCTGATACCACGCCGGCGTGTGGATCAGCGTTTCTTCAAAGGATGTCTCGCCCGCCAGCACCGGCGACAGCAGCACGCGGTTATAATTGCCGTGCGGCTCACGCCCGATCACCGTAATGGCGTAGCGATCCGGGGCGAGCCGCAGCAGGCACTCAACCATGCGCATCCCCGCCATACCGTTGCCCACCACCAGCAGCCGTTGCTTCATATGCCGCTCCTCAGGCTGCGGTCTGTTTTTCATACAGAAAGTGCAGGATCTGCTGGCGTAGCTGGTGATAGCGCGCGTCGTCCGCCAGCGCCACCCGCGATCGCGGCCTGGGGAGATCGACGGCGAGGATCTCGCCCACTTTCGCCGCCGGGCCGTTGGTCATCATCAGCACCCGGTCGGAGAGCAGCACCGCCTCGTCGACGTCGTGGGTGATCAGCACGATGGTGGTGTTCAGCTCCTGCTGGATGCGCATCACGCTATCCTGCAAGTGGGCGCGCGTCAGCGCATCGAGCGCGCCGAACGGCTCGTCGAGCAGCAGCACGCGCGGCTTCATCGCCAGCGCGCGCGCAATGCCGACGCGCTGCTTCATGCCGCCCGATATCTCGCCGGGACGCTTGTGCATCGCATGGCTCATCTGCACGCGATTGAGGTTGTGCTCCACCCACTCGCCCATCTCCGCCTTGCTCATGCGTCCCTTAAAGACCTGGCGCACCGCCAGCTCGACGTTCTGCCAGGCGGTCAGCCAGGGCAGCAGCGAGTGGTTCTGAAACACCACCGCGCGTTCCGGGCCTGGCCCGGCGATTTCGCGGTTGTCGCACAGCAGCACGCCGCTGCTCGGCGCGCTCAGCCCGGCGATCAGGTTGAGCAGCGTCGATTTGCCGCAGCCGGAGTGGCCAATCAGGCTAAGGGTTTCCCCTTCGTGAATATCGAACGAGACGTTGTCCAGGGCGAGAAAGTCGCCGCCCGCCGTGGTGAAACGCTGGCTGACCTGCTGAACGCGAATAATCGGTGACATAGCGACTCCTTATTTATCCCAGCTAAAACGGCGCGCCAGCAGCATCAGCCCCTGCTCCAGCAGCAGGCCCACCACGCCGATAAGCAGAATGGCGATGAGGATGTTCTCGACGTTAAGGTTGTTCCACTCGTTCCAGATCCAGAAGCCGATGCCGAGCCCGCCGGTAAGCATTTCGGCGGCGACAATCACCAGCCAGGCGATGCCGATAGAGAGCCGCACGCCGGTAAGCACCGCCGGCAGCACGGCGGGAAACAGGATGCGGCGCAGGATCGTCCACTCGGAAAGCTGCAGCACGCGCGCCACGTTGAGGTAGTCCTGTGGGATGCGCTGCACCCCTTCGGCGGTGTTGATTACCATCGGCCAGACAGAGCAGATAAAAATGGTCCAGCTGGAGGCGGGTTCGGCGCGCTGAAACAGCAGCAGGCCGATAGGCAGCCAGGCGAGCGGGCTGACCGGGCGCAGCAGCGCGATAATCGGGCTGAACATGCGCGACACAAAGGTAAAGCGCCCGATCAGAAAGCCAGCGGGAATGCCCACCAGCGCCGCCAGGCCGAAGCCGACGGCGACGCGCTGCAGCGAGGCGAGCACGTTCCAGCCGATGCCCTGATCGTTTGGTCCGGCGTTATAGAAGGGATCGGCGAACAGCGTCAGCGCCGCCTGCCAGGTGGCGTAGGGCGTGGGAAAGCCGCTGCTCCACAGCGCGGCGATCTGCCACACCAGCAGCATCAGCAGCAGGCCGCACAGCGCCGGAATAAGGCGCTGCATCAGCGGACGCAGGCGCGCCGGGCGGGCCGCGCTTTTCGGTTTCAGATTCAGGGTGATAACGGTGCCGGGTTCGACCGCCGCCGGGGCGCTGATCTGCGCGACTTTTTTCATTTCTGCCTCTCTTAACGTTTCAGGGCGAAGCTGGCGGCGTAAGCGGCGGGATGCGTGCCGTCCCATACCTTGCCGTCCATCAGGGTGCTGCTGCGCAGCTCGCTTTGCGGCAGCGCAACGTTGCCGACGGCGCTGGCCGCCTGTTTGTAGATATCGATGCGGTTAACCTGGCGCGCCACCGCCAGATAGTCGGGATCGGCGCTGAGCATGCCCCAGCGCTTCAGCTGCGTCAGGAACCACATGCCGTCGGAGAGCCAGGGAAAGCTCACCGCGCCGTCGCGGAAAAAGCGCATCGGATGCGCGTCCTGCCAGCTTTTGCCGAGGCCGTTCTGGTACTGACCGAGCATGCGCCCTTCCAGCGTCTCGACTCTGGTATTAATCCAGGCGCGCTGCGCCAGCACCGCCGCGGTTTCACGGCGGTTATCGTCAGAGGCGTCGATCCAGCGCGCCGCCTCCAGCACCGCGGCGGTAAGCGCGCGGGCGCTGTTGGGATTGCTTTTCACCCACTCGGCGCGGGTGGCGAGGATCTTCTCCGGGTGATCGGGCCAGATCTGCTGCGAGGTCGCGGCGGTAAAGCCGATGTTGTCGCTGATGGCGCGCTGGTTCCACGGCTCGCCGACGCAGAAGCCGCTCATATTGCCGATCTTCATATTCATCACCATCTGCGGCGGCGGCACGACAAGGGTGCGAACGTCGTTAAACGGATGAATGCCCGCCTCGGCGAGCCAGTAGTAGAGCCACATCGCGTGGGTGCTGGTTGGAAAGGTGTGGGCGAAGCTAAAGGTGCCTTTTGGCTGCGCCGCGACCGCCTGCTTCAGGCTGGCGGCGTCGGTGACGCCCTGCGCTTTCAGCTGGCTGGAGAGCGTAATCGCCTGGCCGTTGTTGTTAAGGGTCATCAGGTTGGCCATGTCGTGCTGCGGCCCCGCCACGCCCAGCTGCAGGCCGTAGATCATGCCGTAGAGCGCATGGGCGGCGTCCAGCTCCCCGGCGGTGAGCTTGTCGCGTACTGCCGCCCAGCTCGCCTCTTTGCTCGGCTGCAGCGTCAGGCCGTACTTTTTATCGAAGCCCTTGACCGCCGCCATCACCACCGGCGCGCAGTCGGTCAGCGGAATAAACCCGACGCGCAGGCTCGCCTTCTCCGGCGCGTCGGAACCGGCGGCCCAGACGGCGTTACGCAGCCCCGGCAGCAGATATGCGCCGCCGACAGCGGCGCCGGCGAGTAACAACTTGCGCCGTGAGGCGGAAAAAGAGGAGTGGCTCATCGCTCGCTTCCTGAAAAAAGGGAATAAAAAAAGGCGTCCGACCGACATGCCTGCGCATGCGGATGGACGCCTTTATCCAAAGCACTGTTTCGCCGCCGTTGGCGAAAGAAGTGCGAATACCCTGTAAGTCCAGCAAGGAGCGTGCCAGGTTAATGAACCCGCCGCGCCGCGGCTCCCGGCGCGGCCAGGCCAGAGGGATGCACTTTGTTAACGCGGCCTGCGCACAGCGGTTGTGCATCTACCTCTGCAGAGGTAGCTGCCCCTTACGGCTGCGCGGGGGGCTGCGCTATCGCGGCCACCGCCAGTACCGCCTGGGCGATATCAATAATGCGTTTATTCTGGTTCATGGCGCTTTTGCGCAGCGCCTGCCACGCCGCCGGCTCGTCGTAGCCGTGCTGCTGCATCAGCCAGGCCTTCGCCTGATCGATAGTTCGCCGCTCCTCTAAGGTGGCGCGCATGGTCGCCAGCTCATCCGCCTGGCGCTGCAGACGCTGCGCCTGCTCGCGCACCAGCGACAGCACCGAGCGGCCAAGCTGATGCGCCAGCCCGTCGCTGTGCAGGCGGGTCTGATCCTCCGGCAGCCAGTCGGCGCCGGCGATATAGAGGCTAAAGCTCTGGTCCGCCGCCGGGACCGGCTGGGCGGCTTCGCTCTGCGCGGTCTGAATCGCCTGGCGACAGCGCGTCATCAGCGTGGCGGTAAGGTGATCCTCCAGCGTTTTCATCTGATCGATGCGGGCGCTGAGCAGCGAGAACCAGCGCAGGGTGCCTGACTCTTCCGCCTGGCCGAGGGTGCAGGCGATGCGACGCAGCCGCTCTACCTCGCGGCTGGCGGAGGCCAGCGGACGCCAGCGGGCCAGCGCGTCGGCGTCGGCGAACTGGCTGAAGGTGGCAAAACTCTGCTCCTGCGCCGCGATCAGCGCCACCATACGCTGACGCTGCTCTTCGCTGAAGCGGCCGGCGGCGAAGCCGGCCGATCCGGTGGCGCGCTCCTGCCCTGCCAGCTCTTTGCCCTGCATAAAGCTGAACAGCGCAATCAGCGCGCGGGAGATATCGGGATGGCTGGCGGTATCCGCCGCCTCAAATACCAGGGTCAGCAGGGTGCGGATCACCTCGTTGAACGCCTGCATCGCCTGCGCCTGATCGCGCTCGCCCGCCAGCATCTGCGTGCGCAGCCCCGGCAGCGCCGCCAGCGCCTGCAGCGCGGCGGCGATCAAATTGCAGAAGCGGCTGTCGCCGGGATGGGCCGCCGCGGGCGGCAGCGCCCGGGTAAAGCGCTGGATCGCCTCGCCTACCTCACCCTCGCGCGCCAGGCGCTCCTGGCTAAACAGCCGCCCCTGCGAACAGATCCAGATATTGCTGGCGCCGCGCTCGCGCTGCAGCTGGTGGATCAGCTCGCTCAGTGCCGCAATCAGCTGGCCGGTGTGCAGCAGCCGTTGCAGGCTGGCGATGTCGCTGTCGCGCGATGCCTGGAGGTATGCCAGCGCGTCGGTCATAGGGGTCACCTTTTACTCAGAGTCGCCTTGTCTGGACAGTACGAAGCAAAAGCCATGCCGCTTTACAAAAAAAAGGCGATCCCCCTCACCCGGATATTCTGAAAATAGCGGGCGTCCAGCCGAGCCTGGCGACGTGGCAGAAAGTGGAAGCAATTAAAAAAATTTAATAATTTCCTATTCCTGGTGGCCCATGACAAAATAAGCTGCTTCATAATTCATCGCGTTACGTCATTCATTAGTTAAACGGGTTTAACTGAACTGCCCAGCGACGTTTTTCGGCATTTTTGCGCGCCGCGCGCCTGCCCGGCTAGCATGACTTTAGCGACAGCGCAATAGTTTGAAATCTCAAAAGTCTTAGGTAGACTGGTCGCAGTACTATCCTGATGTAATTTGTCTGTTTTTTTAGCTGATGCTGTGAAGGCATGATGCAGCGCGCAGGTCGTCACCAGGATGACGATGGCGGCGTATTATGCAGTTACTCTGATGAAATCGAGGAACATGGTGAAAAAGAGTCTTGCGTTAATGCTGCTGGCGACGTTGACCCTGGCGGGCTGCAAAGCGCCGCCCCCGCCGGTCACTGATGACACGCTGGTCACCAGCGAAGTCAATGGCGTTAAGTTAGTGCATCGTCATGCGGTGGTCGCGCCTGCCGAATTTACCCCGGTGAATGAGACCTGGCGTGCGCTCTATGCCGCCTCGGTGATGACCACGCCCGACTACGGCGGCAAAGTGGTACGTTACCTTGAAACCGGCAAGCCGTTTGAGGTGCTGGGCAGCGTCGAAAACCACTGGCTGGCGATCGCCGACCAGGCCGACGGCCCGCTGATCGGCTATGTTCCGCTGAAAGCGGGCGTAGAGAGCAGCCGCTACGACGCGACGCTGCGCAGCGATCGCCCGCGCCCGCGCGGTAAGAATAAGCAGGTCTGCGTCGATGTTGGCGGCGCCAGCAAGGCGTGTCGCACCAACGATACCGCGACCTGGATCTTAGACTGATAATGAAATCCGGCGCATATTGCCAGTTTGTTATCCCTGAGCTCGCCACTCAGGGATCTGTTCTTGTCTGGAAGAATCCCCGTTAATGACACAAGAATCGCAGGCCGCAGAGGCAAACGCCTCGGGCAACGATAATCTTTTACTTCAGGCTGCGGCGCCGCTGCTGAACGCCGTGGTGCAGCTACGCCAGGCGGTCACGCACGACGACCCCGCCGGCCTGCGTCAGTCGCTGATCGATGAAATTCGCCAGTTCGAGCAGCGCTGCAAACAGGCCGGGCTGCCGTTCGAGATGATTATCGGCGCGCGCTACTGCCTGTGCAGCGCGCTGGACGAGGCGGCGGCGCAAACCCCGTGGGGCACGCGCGGCGTCTGGTCCGGCAACGGCATGCTGGTCACTTTCCACAACGAAAGCTGGGGCGGCGAAAAATTTTTCCAGCTGCTGTCGCGCATTTCGCAGAGTCCGGCCCAGCACCTCTGGCTGCTGGAGGTGGTGCACTACTGCCTGCTGCTCGGCTACGAAGGCCGCTACCGCGGCAGCGACAGCGGACGGGTGCAGTGCGACGCCATTCGCAAGCGCCTTGCGAAGCTGATCGAAGAAACGCGCCAGCCGCAAAGCGAGAGCGCCAGGCCGCTGGTCGAGGTACATCCGCTGGTCAGC encodes the following:
- a CDS encoding ABC transporter ATP-binding protein; translated protein: MSPIIRVQQVSQRFTTAGGDFLALDNVSFDIHEGETLSLIGHSGCGKSTLLNLIAGLSAPSSGVLLCDNREIAGPGPERAVVFQNHSLLPWLTAWQNVELAVRQVFKGRMSKAEMGEWVEHNLNRVQMSHAMHKRPGEISGGMKQRVGIARALAMKPRVLLLDEPFGALDALTRAHLQDSVMRIQQELNTTIVLITHDVDEAVLLSDRVLMMTNGPAAKVGEILAVDLPRPRSRVALADDARYHQLRQQILHFLYEKQTAA
- the ntrB gene encoding nitrate ABC transporter permease, which codes for MKKVAQISAPAAVEPGTVITLNLKPKSAARPARLRPLMQRLIPALCGLLLMLLVWQIAALWSSGFPTPYATWQAALTLFADPFYNAGPNDQGIGWNVLASLQRVAVGFGLAALVGIPAGFLIGRFTFVSRMFSPIIALLRPVSPLAWLPIGLLLFQRAEPASSWTIFICSVWPMVINTAEGVQRIPQDYLNVARVLQLSEWTILRRILFPAVLPAVLTGVRLSIGIAWLVIVAAEMLTGGLGIGFWIWNEWNNLNVENILIAILLIGVVGLLLEQGLMLLARRFSWDK
- a CDS encoding CmpA/NrtA family ABC transporter substrate-binding protein, encoding MSHSSFSASRRKLLLAGAAVGGAYLLPGLRNAVWAAGSDAPEKASLRVGFIPLTDCAPVVMAAVKGFDKKYGLTLQPSKEASWAAVRDKLTAGELDAAHALYGMIYGLQLGVAGPQHDMANLMTLNNNGQAITLSSQLKAQGVTDAASLKQAVAAQPKGTFSFAHTFPTSTHAMWLYYWLAEAGIHPFNDVRTLVVPPPQMVMNMKIGNMSGFCVGEPWNQRAISDNIGFTAATSQQIWPDHPEKILATRAEWVKSNPNSARALTAAVLEAARWIDASDDNRRETAAVLAQRAWINTRVETLEGRMLGQYQNGLGKSWQDAHPMRFFRDGAVSFPWLSDGMWFLTQLKRWGMLSADPDYLAVARQVNRIDIYKQAASAVGNVALPQSELRSSTLMDGKVWDGTHPAAYAASFALKR
- a CDS encoding nitrate regulatory protein → MTDALAYLQASRDSDIASLQRLLHTGQLIAALSELIHQLQRERGASNIWICSQGRLFSQERLAREGEVGEAIQRFTRALPPAAAHPGDSRFCNLIAAALQALAALPGLRTQMLAGERDQAQAMQAFNEVIRTLLTLVFEAADTASHPDISRALIALFSFMQGKELAGQERATGSAGFAAGRFSEEQRQRMVALIAAQEQSFATFSQFADADALARWRPLASASREVERLRRIACTLGQAEESGTLRWFSLLSARIDQMKTLEDHLTATLMTRCRQAIQTAQSEAAQPVPAADQSFSLYIAGADWLPEDQTRLHSDGLAHQLGRSVLSLVREQAQRLQRQADELATMRATLEERRTIDQAKAWLMQQHGYDEPAAWQALRKSAMNQNKRIIDIAQAVLAVAAIAQPPAQP
- a CDS encoding SH3 domain-containing protein, giving the protein MVKKSLALMLLATLTLAGCKAPPPPVTDDTLVTSEVNGVKLVHRHAVVAPAEFTPVNETWRALYAASVMTTPDYGGKVVRYLETGKPFEVLGSVENHWLAIADQADGPLIGYVPLKAGVESSRYDATLRSDRPRPRGKNKQVCVDVGGASKACRTNDTATWILD